From Rutidosis leptorrhynchoides isolate AG116_Rl617_1_P2 chromosome 3, CSIRO_AGI_Rlap_v1, whole genome shotgun sequence, a single genomic window includes:
- the LOC139901006 gene encoding uncharacterized protein, with translation MSFNIRGFGSGKDSKIRNCRKLLCRESPFIVALQETKCNIVDSNWISLIWGSHEFGFVQKEKSFVSDFFIAVMGRWKGRDELSIIVNIYGPHEDSNKVKMWASLENFLGDYDAAWVLCRDFNELKFSKLDRFLISEKFNSMWGDVSALALERTMSDHFPIVLRDRVIDFGPKATKIFDEWLEFDGKEHVVKEAWNINVDGRRSDCIFRNKLKNVKFDLKEWSQKTFGKIDLEIEEAKKESN, from the exons ATGTCGTTTAATATTCGTGGGTTTGGGTCCGGTAAAGATAGTAAAATTCGGAATTGCAGAAAGCTTTTATGTCGTGAATCTCCATTTATTGTTGCACTTCAAGAAACCAAGTGCAATATTGTTGATAGTAATTGGATTAGTCTTATTTGGGGTTCTCATGAGTTCGGTTTTGTCCAAAAAGAAAAG TCTTTTGTGAGTGACTTTTTCATCGCGGTAATGGGACGTTGGAAAGGGAGGGATGAACtttctattattgttaatatctATGGCCCTCATGAGGATTCTAATAAAGTTAAAATGTGGGCAAGCCTCGAAAATTTTTTAGGTGATTATGATGCGGCATGGGTCCTATGTAGAGATTTTAACGAG CTGAAATTCAGCAAGCTCGATAGATTTCTCATTTCCGAAAAGTTCAACTCCATGTGGGGTGATGTTTCGGCATTAGCTCTAGAAAGGACAATGTCGGACCATTTCCCGATTGTTCTTCGAGATAGGGTTATTGACTTCGGTCCAAAAGCAACAAAGATATTCGATGAATGGTTGGAATTTGATGGTAAGGAACATGTTGTAAAAGAGGCTTGGAATATAAATGTTGATGGTCGTAGATCTGATTGCATCTTCCGCAACAAATTAAAGAATGTGAAATTCGACTTAAAAGAGTGGAGTCAAAAAACgtttggtaagattgatcttgaaaTCGAAGAAGCTAAAAAAGAAAGCAATTGA